One Prunus dulcis chromosome 8, ALMONDv2, whole genome shotgun sequence DNA window includes the following coding sequences:
- the LOC117637751 gene encoding bromodomain-containing protein 3-like isoform X1, which yields MGLASSATKNANPESEEGFDEICQTQKRKRSSRVSETQRKEKSTVGLPLRKVKGLASSASKETLDCSKVLDSLMNLGHASYFNKPVVDPVAENLPGYFDEIWRPMDLGTVKSKLEKGVYSSADGFATDVRLIFSNAFRYFPLGSRNRAAAKHLSGVFETQWKEAEEKMSKTACPPPTPPLPKRRPNGKSSSACRVLIQSQGVVGVSDSHSVKSTKDDDLGTLVHHAMYQATDNLSPCKARRIQSLKMRFSGTIRKANKILKGLPDSPPRRKLMHRMDQRELARRAVLNMEKSVQFEDPLKDLKQLEILCGCGSEKVYLGLPLKHLGLYLKEDDELQGQDEEAFLNGDREEGEICWQESDWEEGEIRS from the coding sequence ATGGGTTTGGCTTCGTCTGCTACAAAAAATGCCAACCCGGAATCAGAAGAGGGTTTTGATGAAATCTGTCAAACccagaagaggaagaggtcTTCTAGGGTTTCTGAGACCCAACGGAAGGAAAAGTCGACTGTTGGTCTTCCTCTGCGCAAAGTCAAAGGTTTGGCTTCGTCTGCTTCAAAAGAGACGTTGGATTGTTCTAAAGTCTTGGATTCTCTGATGAACCTCGGCCATGCGAGCTACTTCAACAAGCCTGTTGTTGATCCTGTGGCTGAGAATTTGCCGGGTTATTTCGACGAAATCTGGAGGCCGATGGATTTGGGTACTGTGAAATCGAAATTGGAGAAGGGTGTCTACTCCAGCGCTGATGGCTTTGCTACTGATGTCAGGCTTATCTTCTCAAACGCTTTCAGATATTTCCCCCTTGGGAGTAGAAATCGTGCAGCAGCCAAGCATCTCAGTGGGGTTTTTGAGACCCAATGGAAAGAAGCCGAGGAGAAAATGTCAAAGACTGCTTGTCCTCCTCCTACTCCTCCTCTGCCCAAACGGAGACCAAATGGCAAGAGCTCTTCTGCTTGTAGGGTTCTTATACAAAGTCAAGGGGTTGTTGGGGTTTCTGATTCTCACTCAGTTAAGTCAACCAAAGATGATGACTTGGGCACCCTTGTTCATCATGCCATGTATCAGGCCACAGACAATCTTTCTCCATGTAAGGCCAGGCGAATTCAGTCGCTCAAGATGCGATTTTCAGGTACAATACGAAAAGCAAACAAGATACTTAAGGGTCTACCTGATTCTCCACCAAGGAGAAAATTGATGCATCGGATGGATCAAAGGGAATTGGCTCGCCGTGCCGTTTTGAACATGGAGAAGTCAGTCCAATTTGAGGACCCTTTAAAGGATCTCAAACAACTTGAGATTCTGTGTGGCTGTGGCAGTGAAAAGGTCTACCTTGGATTGCCGCTTAAGCATTTGGGTTTATACCTCAAAGAAGATGACGAGTTACAGGGTCAGGACGAGGAGGCTTTTCTGAATGGAGATCGGGAGGAAGGCGAGATCTGCTGGCAGGAAAGCGATTGGGAGGAAGGTGAGATCCGCTCATGA
- the LOC117637751 gene encoding bromodomain-containing protein 3-like isoform X2: MGLASSATKNANPESEEGFDEICQTQKRKRSSRVSETQRKEKSTVGLPLRKVKGLASSASKETLDCSKVLDSLMNLGHASYFNKPVVDPVAENLPGYFDEIWRPMDLGTVKSKLEKGVYSSADGFATDVRLIFSNAFRYFPLGSRNRAAAKHLSGVFETQWKEAEEKMSKTACPPPTPPLPKRRPNGKSSSACRVLIQSQGVVGVSDSHSVKSTKDDDLGTLVHHAMYQATDNLSPCKARRIQSLKMRFSGTIRKANKILKGLPDSPPRRKLMHRMDQRELARRAVLNMEKSVQFEDPLKDLKQLEILCGCGSEKVYLGLPLKHLGLYLKEDDELQGQDEEAFLNGDREEGEICWQESDWEEVFV, encoded by the exons ATGGGTTTGGCTTCGTCTGCTACAAAAAATGCCAACCCGGAATCAGAAGAGGGTTTTGATGAAATCTGTCAAACccagaagaggaagaggtcTTCTAGGGTTTCTGAGACCCAACGGAAGGAAAAGTCGACTGTTGGTCTTCCTCTGCGCAAAGTCAAAGGTTTGGCTTCGTCTGCTTCAAAAGAGACGTTGGATTGTTCTAAAGTCTTGGATTCTCTGATGAACCTCGGCCATGCGAGCTACTTCAACAAGCCTGTTGTTGATCCTGTGGCTGAGAATTTGCCGGGTTATTTCGACGAAATCTGGAGGCCGATGGATTTGGGTACTGTGAAATCGAAATTGGAGAAGGGTGTCTACTCCAGCGCTGATGGCTTTGCTACTGATGTCAGGCTTATCTTCTCAAACGCTTTCAGATATTTCCCCCTTGGGAGTAGAAATCGTGCAGCAGCCAAGCATCTCAGTGGGGTTTTTGAGACCCAATGGAAAGAAGCCGAGGAGAAAATGTCAAAGACTGCTTGTCCTCCTCCTACTCCTCCTCTGCCCAAACGGAGACCAAATGGCAAGAGCTCTTCTGCTTGTAGGGTTCTTATACAAAGTCAAGGGGTTGTTGGGGTTTCTGATTCTCACTCAGTTAAGTCAACCAAAGATGATGACTTGGGCACCCTTGTTCATCATGCCATGTATCAGGCCACAGACAATCTTTCTCCATGTAAGGCCAGGCGAATTCAGTCGCTCAAGATGCGATTTTCAGGTACAATACGAAAAGCAAACAAGATACTTAAGGGTCTACCTGATTCTCCACCAAGGAGAAAATTGATGCATCGGATGGATCAAAGGGAATTGGCTCGCCGTGCCGTTTTGAACATGGAGAAGTCAGTCCAATTTGAGGACCCTTTAAAGGATCTCAAACAACTTGAGATTCTGTGTGGCTGTGGCAGTGAAAAGGTCTACCTTGGATTGCCGCTTAAGCATTTGGGTTTATACCTCAAAGAAGATGACGAGTTACAGGGTCAGGACGAGGAGGCTTTTCTGAATGGAGATCGGGAGGAAGGCGAGATCTGCTGGCAGGAAAGCGATTGGGAGGAAG TTTTTGTGTGA